From the Musa acuminata AAA Group cultivar baxijiao chromosome BXJ1-2, Cavendish_Baxijiao_AAA, whole genome shotgun sequence genome, one window contains:
- the LOC135608590 gene encoding uncharacterized protein LOC135608590, whose protein sequence is MAAPSGIQPQTLAADAHRAGGGGSEEPPHALDVARFRRLNSLIHRENVDADELLNLVGRDNRVNLMNDPLLSVVISCKKPKLACSLIDKISSNDILKAKNFNGNTALHVAAAMDDQEVALELINRVPDLVHERNGKLEIPLHKAALYGLKDMFWLLVEKNSSPEARREDGATMLHCAIMGNAPVLALEIAKTYPIQIESRNEHALTPLQLLVTIPEAFRSQALLEALDSFIYKWIPLDEDSSKMNKRDEEVALNGSSIGVAQDDNSPRAFRSKFPSNYRTLFDLLELTKISAGWILRLVYNIIRQLSPRVQRLDGKKKNHAETMHFIEYLAKEGYFEFFVLGKDPTEGSIPGPQDSPPETGQEGDARKRDKEPTITSEALDGQFGKFGPPETVQEGDAQKKALSPSSEDRWNEPPLILGAQMGLHDFVGKILEVCPQSATYLDTKGRNVLQVAVMYRREEIVKIIKDMRTILPSWLFSQIDPKTGNTILHLASVGSPDVAKEEQDAPDSMQLHYDLVWFEMVQSIIPKELVHSRNTKGKTARELFTSSHKQTRNSCKQQLVGLAKSCIGALAAVVFVMSSSFFRTDDPKTRDSPLFKAMSYTYVFGLQFATTSLFVFLSIVKSSYKEQEFRSAIPSKFRVAGLAYNMAMVFLLLAFTFNTYVQIDGVEIAKEKHAIALVLAIVILQLLPCLIIFPGAVFEIFRAYI, encoded by the exons ATGGCGGCTCCTTCCGGCATCCAACCGCAGACGCTTGCTGCTGATGCACATCGCGCAGGTGGCGGTGGATCAGAGGAGCCACCGCATGCCCTGGACGTGGCACGCTTCCGCCGGCTGAACTCGCTCATCCACCGTGAGAACGTGGACGCGGACGAACTTCTGAATCTTGTGGGGCGGGATAACCGCGTGAACCTTATGAACGACCCCTTGCTCAGCGTCGTCATCTCCTGCAAGAAGCCCAAGCTCGCCTGCAGCCTCATCGACAAAATATCATCAAATGACATTCTCAAGGCCAAAAACTTCAACGGCAACACGGCGCTTCACGTAGCTGCCGCCATGGACGACCAAGAAGTGGCCTTGGAGCTGATCAACAGGGTGCCAGATCTCGTTCATGAGCGGAACGGGAAGCTGGAGATACCGCTACATAAGGCGGCCCTGTACGGGCTCAAGGACATGTTCTGGCTGCTGGTGGAAAAGAACAGCTCACCGGAAGCCCGGAGGGAGGACGGCGCCACCATGCTGCACTGTGCCATCATGGGCAATGCGCCGG TACTCGCCTTGGAGATCGCAAAGACTTATCCAATTCAGATCGAATCCCGGAATGAGCACGCCCTCACTCCGCTGCAGCTGTTGGTGACCATTCCAGAGGCATTCCGAAGCCAAGCACTTCTTGAGGCCCTCGACTCCTTCATCTACAAAT GGATTCCCTTGGACGAGGACTCGAGTAAAATGAACAAAAGGGATGAAGAGGTGGCACTCAACGGATCT AGCATTGGAGTAGCACAAGACGATAACTCGCCGAGGGCTTTTCGCTCAAAATTCCCATCAAACTACAGAACTCTCTTTGACCTGTTGGAGTTGACCAAAATCTCAG CTGGCTGGATTCTGCGATTGGTTTATAACATTATAAGGCAAT TGTCGCCGAGAGTCCAACGTCtggatgggaagaagaagaaccaTGCAGAAACAATGCACTTTATCGAATACTTAGCAAAAGAAGGATACTTCGAGTTCTTTGTGCTTGGAAAAGATCCCACCGAAGGCAGTATACCTGGTCCACAAGACTCTCCACCGGAGACTGGACAAGAAGGTGATGCCCGAAAAAGGGACAAGGAACCCACAATTACTTCAGAAGCGCTTGACGGCCAATTTGGTAAGTTTGGTCCACCGGAGACTGTACAAGAAGGTGATGCCCAAAAAAAGGCACTGTCACCGAGCTCGGAAGACAGATGGAATGAACCACCCTTGATCTTAGGTGCACAAATGGGCCTTCATGATTTCGTGGGCAAGATCCTGGAAGTGTGCCCACAGTCAGCGACCTACCTGGACACGAAGGGCAGAAACGTTCTCCAAGTCGCAGTCATGTATCGTCGCGAGGAGATTGTCAAGATCATAAAGGACATGAGAACCATTTTACCATCCTGGTTATTTTCCCAAATCGACCCCAAAACCGGGAACACCATCCTGCATCTTGCTTCAGTTGGAAGCCCTGATGTAGCAAAGGAAGAGCAAGACGCACCGGATTCAATGCAACTGCATTACGATTTAGTATGGTTTGAG ATGGTGCAATCAATTATTCCTAAAGAACTAGTGCATAGTCGAAATACGAAAGGAAAGACAGCGCGAGAGCTCTTTACTTCGAGCCACAAACAGACGCGCAACAGCTGCAAGCAACAACTAGTAGGGCTTGCAAAGTCATGTATAGGCGCTCTGGCAGCTGTGGTCTTCGTCATGAGCTCCTCCTTCTTCCGCACCGATGATCCAAAAACTAGAGATTCACCCTTGTTCAAGGCCATGTCATACACATATGTGTTCGGGTTGCAATTTGCGACTACATCTCTGTTCGTTTTCTTGTCCATCGTCAAATCATCGTACAAGGAGCAGGAGTTCCGCAGTGCCATCCCTTCGAAATTCCGCGTAGCCGGCCTCGCATATAACATGGCGATGGTGTTTCTGTTGCTGGCCTTCACATTCAACACTTACGTGCAGATAGATGGCGTGGAGATTGCGAAGGAAAAGCATGCGATCGCACTAGTGCTGGCGATCGTCATCCTTCAACTTCTCCCTTGCCTCATCATCTTTCCTGGCGCCGTATTTGAAATATTTCGTGCTTATATTTAG
- the LOC135608687 gene encoding uncharacterized protein LOC135608687, whose amino-acid sequence MDKDYAYLPSADSTASFMHSVSCLGASDGASMTAFVAALPVPPGDSVASSSVFLPRYENGSSRLAVSKPSWIVRTESNVRREKMKRPDPPCVVCDGSGRIDCQYCRGRGRTNCLDLIMLPKGEWPKWCKVCGGSGLGHCNRCLGTGEYRDVMGFHFMKNNRDST is encoded by the exons ATGGATAAAGACTACGCTTATCTTCCATCAGCCGACTCCACCGCCTCATTTATGCACTCCGTATCTTGCCTCGGCGCATCGGACGGCGCATCGATGACAGCTTTCGTCGCCGCCCTCCCGGTGCCCCCGGGAGATTCCGTCGCCTCGTCGAGCGTCTTCCTCCCACGCTATGAAAACGGCTCCTCGCGGTTGGCCGTCTCCAAGCCTTCCTGGATCGTCCGAACGGAG TCAAATGTTAGGAGAGAGAAAATGAAGAGACCAGATCCGCCATGTGTGGTCTGTGATGGTAGTGGGAGAATTGATTGCCAGTATTGTCGAGGAAGAG GCAGGACGAACTGCCTGGATCTGATCATGCTCCCTAAAGGAGAATGGCCTAAATG GTGCAAGGTCTGTGGTGGAAGCGGACTTGGGCACTGTAACCGCTGCCTCGGAACCGGAGAATACCGAGATGTAATGGGATTTCATTTTATGAAGAATAATAGGGATTCAACATGA
- the LOC135608650 gene encoding two-component response regulator-like APRR2 isoform X3 has protein sequence MVVLRASFSKIWGLRNDVKPAMAGSADGFVVWKDFPRGLKILLLDKDAPSAVETKSKLEEMDYFLCIIMRKMHWKQFQRRLRAFMLLSWSQLLQVTTSDNCGSFRFLEMAKDIPTIVISDVHCLSTMMKCIALGAAEFLQKPVSEDKLRNIWQHVVQKAFNAGGNELSKSLKPIKDTVVSMLQKQSETDEHKIKEEESEKDDKYGCAKTMANDRFSAPSTPQLEQGGRFPTNGEFQEITHCSIAKELPQPRKHRSCVSKSVGNTCDNLVSFANNKDVLPSKAEAEEEVNSVDGSKTDECSAVKEGLLPCHFHSVDDLQKNRLSYSDGARNNRKKMKVDWTPELHRQFVQVVEQLGIDQAIPSKIVELMKVEGLTRHNVASHLQKYRMHRRHVLPKDEDRRWQADKDPTQRGYIPRPILAYPPYHTDCGAPTNQIYPFWAHPNYHTHGVGQAGYTRWHPPPQSWPWKTYPVVHADAWGCPVLVTQYGQYPMSSPPQRSLMYSDFDTSGDSNEMFQESYGLHQVEEAIDRAIKDVMSKPWLPLPLGLKSPSAEVVLAELHRKGICTIPPSTDPHSCG, from the exons ATGGTTGTGTTGCGTGCTAGCTTTTCGAAGATTTGGGGGTTGAGGAATGATGTGAAGCCAGCCATGGCCGGCTCTGCTGATGGTTTTGTTGTGTGGAAGGATTTCCCCAGGGGTCTCAAGATTCTCCTCCTCGACAAAGATGCGCCATCCGCTGTCGAAACGAAGTCGAAACTCGAAGAAATGGACTAC TTTCTTTGTATCATAATGAGGAAGATGCACTGGAAACAATTTCAAAGGAGGCTGAGAGCTTTCATGTTGCTATCGTGGAG CCAACTTTTGCAGGTGACAACTAGTGATAACTGTGGGAGTTTCAGGTTTCTTGAGATGGCTAAAGACATTCCTACCATTG TTATTTCAGATGTACACTGCCTAAGCACCATGATGAAATGCATAGCG CTTGGTGCAGCAGAGTTTCTTCAGAAGCCAGTCTCTGAAGACAAGCTCAGGAACATATGGCAACATGTGGTTCAAAAG GCCTTCAATGCAGGGGGCAATGAATTATCCAAATCACTGAAGCCTATTAAGGACACCGTGGTTTCCATGCTCCAAAAACAGTCAGAAACAGATGAGCACAAAATTAAAGAAGAAGAATCAGAAAAGGATGACAAATATGGTTGTGCGAAAACAATGGCAAATGACAGGTTCTCAGCACCATCCACTCCACAACTGGAACAAGGAGGAAGGTTTCCGACAAATGGAGAGTTTCAGGAAATAACACACTGCTCAATTGCTAAAGAATTGCCACAACCAAGGAAGCACAGGAGCTGTGTGTCAAAATCTGTCGGGAATACATGTGATAATTTGGTTAGCTTTGCTAACAATAAGGATGTCTTGCCTTCTAAAGCTGAAGCCGAAGAAGAGGTGAATTCGGTAGATGGTTCTAAAACTGATGAGTGCAGTGCCGTGAAGGAAGGTCTTCTACCTTGTCATTTTCATAGCGTGGATGATCTACAGAAAAACAGATTGTCCTATTCAGATGGTGCCAGAAACAACAGAAAGAAAATGAAG GTAGACTGGACTCCGGAACTTCATAGGCAGTTTGTGCAGGTAGTAGAACAGCTGGGAATAGATCAGGCAATTCCCTCCAAGATTGTCGAACTGATGAAGGTGGAGGGTCTAACAAGACATAATGTTGCTAGCCACTTGCAG AAGTATCGGATGCATAGAAGACATGTTTTGCCAAAAGATGAAGATAGGAGATGGCAAGCAGATAAAGATCCTACTCAAAGGGGCTACATACCAAGGCCAATTTTGGCCTACCCTCCGTATCATACCGATTGTGGTGCTCCGACAAATCAGATTTATCCCTTTTGGGCTCATCCAAATTACCACACTCATGGTGTCGGTCAAGCTGGTTATACAAGATGGCATCCACCTCCTCAAAGTTGGCCCTGGAAGACCTATCCTGTG GTTCATGCTGATGCATGGGGCTGTCCTGTTCTTGTCACCCAATATGGCCAGTATCCGATGTCTTCACCA CCGCAGAGATCCCTGATGTATAGTGATTTTGATACGAGCGGAGACAGCAATGAGATGTTTCAAGAATCCTATGGTCTGCATCAG GTGGAAGAGGCGATCGATCGTGCCATAAAAGATGTGATGAGCAAGCCATGGCTCCCCCTTCCCCTCGGCCTCAAATCACCATCCGCCGAGGTGGTGCTCGCGGAGCTCCACCGGAAGGGCATCTGCACCATCCCTCCCTCTACTGATCCCCACTCCTGTGGCTGA
- the LOC135608650 gene encoding two-component response regulator-like APRR2 isoform X4, which translates to MVVLRASFSKIWGLRNDVKPAMAGSADGFVVWKDFPRGLKILLLDKDAPSAVETKSKLEEMDYVVSLYHNEEDALETISKEAESFHVAIVEVTTSDNCGSFRFLEMAKDIPTIVISDVHCLSTMMKCIALGAAEFLQKPVSEDKLRNIWQHVVQKAFNAGGNELSKSLKPIKDTVVSMLQKQSETDEHKIKEEESEKDDKYGCAKTMANDRFSAPSTPQLEQGGRFPTNGEFQEITHCSIAKELPQPRKHRSCVSKSVGNTCDNLVSFANNKDVLPSKAEAEEEVNSVDGSKTDECSAVKEGLLPCHFHSVDDLQKNRLSYSDGARNNRKKMKVDWTPELHRQFVQVVEQLGIDQAIPSKIVELMKVEGLTRHNVASHLQKYRMHRRHVLPKDEDRRWQADKDPTQRGYIPRPILAYPPYHTDCGAPTNQIYPFWAHPNYHTHGVGQAGYTRWHPPPQSWPWKTYPVVHADAWGCPVLVTQYGQYPMSSPPQRSLMYSDFDTSGDSNEMFQESYGLHQVEEAIDRAIKDVMSKPWLPLPLGLKSPSAEVVLAELHRKGICTIPPSTDPHSCG; encoded by the exons ATGGTTGTGTTGCGTGCTAGCTTTTCGAAGATTTGGGGGTTGAGGAATGATGTGAAGCCAGCCATGGCCGGCTCTGCTGATGGTTTTGTTGTGTGGAAGGATTTCCCCAGGGGTCTCAAGATTCTCCTCCTCGACAAAGATGCGCCATCCGCTGTCGAAACGAAGTCGAAACTCGAAGAAATGGACTACGTTG TTTCTTTGTATCATAATGAGGAAGATGCACTGGAAACAATTTCAAAGGAGGCTGAGAGCTTTCATGTTGCTATCGTGGAG GTGACAACTAGTGATAACTGTGGGAGTTTCAGGTTTCTTGAGATGGCTAAAGACATTCCTACCATTG TTATTTCAGATGTACACTGCCTAAGCACCATGATGAAATGCATAGCG CTTGGTGCAGCAGAGTTTCTTCAGAAGCCAGTCTCTGAAGACAAGCTCAGGAACATATGGCAACATGTGGTTCAAAAG GCCTTCAATGCAGGGGGCAATGAATTATCCAAATCACTGAAGCCTATTAAGGACACCGTGGTTTCCATGCTCCAAAAACAGTCAGAAACAGATGAGCACAAAATTAAAGAAGAAGAATCAGAAAAGGATGACAAATATGGTTGTGCGAAAACAATGGCAAATGACAGGTTCTCAGCACCATCCACTCCACAACTGGAACAAGGAGGAAGGTTTCCGACAAATGGAGAGTTTCAGGAAATAACACACTGCTCAATTGCTAAAGAATTGCCACAACCAAGGAAGCACAGGAGCTGTGTGTCAAAATCTGTCGGGAATACATGTGATAATTTGGTTAGCTTTGCTAACAATAAGGATGTCTTGCCTTCTAAAGCTGAAGCCGAAGAAGAGGTGAATTCGGTAGATGGTTCTAAAACTGATGAGTGCAGTGCCGTGAAGGAAGGTCTTCTACCTTGTCATTTTCATAGCGTGGATGATCTACAGAAAAACAGATTGTCCTATTCAGATGGTGCCAGAAACAACAGAAAGAAAATGAAG GTAGACTGGACTCCGGAACTTCATAGGCAGTTTGTGCAGGTAGTAGAACAGCTGGGAATAGATCAGGCAATTCCCTCCAAGATTGTCGAACTGATGAAGGTGGAGGGTCTAACAAGACATAATGTTGCTAGCCACTTGCAG AAGTATCGGATGCATAGAAGACATGTTTTGCCAAAAGATGAAGATAGGAGATGGCAAGCAGATAAAGATCCTACTCAAAGGGGCTACATACCAAGGCCAATTTTGGCCTACCCTCCGTATCATACCGATTGTGGTGCTCCGACAAATCAGATTTATCCCTTTTGGGCTCATCCAAATTACCACACTCATGGTGTCGGTCAAGCTGGTTATACAAGATGGCATCCACCTCCTCAAAGTTGGCCCTGGAAGACCTATCCTGTG GTTCATGCTGATGCATGGGGCTGTCCTGTTCTTGTCACCCAATATGGCCAGTATCCGATGTCTTCACCA CCGCAGAGATCCCTGATGTATAGTGATTTTGATACGAGCGGAGACAGCAATGAGATGTTTCAAGAATCCTATGGTCTGCATCAG GTGGAAGAGGCGATCGATCGTGCCATAAAAGATGTGATGAGCAAGCCATGGCTCCCCCTTCCCCTCGGCCTCAAATCACCATCCGCCGAGGTGGTGCTCGCGGAGCTCCACCGGAAGGGCATCTGCACCATCCCTCCCTCTACTGATCCCCACTCCTGTGGCTGA
- the LOC135608650 gene encoding two-component response regulator-like APRR2 isoform X2 translates to MVVLRASFSKIWGLRNDVKPAMAGSADGFVVWKDFPRGLKILLLDKDAPSAVETKSKLEEMDYVVSLYHNEEDALETISKEAESFHVAIVEVTTSDNCGSFRFLEMAKDIPTIVISDVHCLSTMMKCIALGAAEFLQKPVSEDKLRNIWQHVVQKAFNAGGNELSKSLKPIKDTVVSMLQKQSETDEHKIKEEESEKDDKYGCAKTMANDRFSAPSTPQLEQGGRFPTNGEFQEITHCSIAKELPQPRKHRSCVSKSVGNTCDNLVSFANNKDVLPSKAEAEEEVNSVDGSKTDECSAVKEGLLPCHFHSVDDLQKNRLSYSDGARNNRKKMKVDWTPELHRQFVQVVEQLGIDQAIPSKIVELMKVEGLTRHNVASHLQKYRMHRRHVLPKDEDRRWQADKDPTQRGYIPRPILAYPPYHTDCGAPTNQIYPFWAHPNYHTHGVGQAGYTRWHPPPQSWPWKTYPVVHADAWGCPVLVTQYGQYPMSSPIAQPQRSLMYSDFDTSGDSNEMFQESYGLHQVEEAIDRAIKDVMSKPWLPLPLGLKSPSAEVVLAELHRKGICTIPPSTDPHSCG, encoded by the exons ATGGTTGTGTTGCGTGCTAGCTTTTCGAAGATTTGGGGGTTGAGGAATGATGTGAAGCCAGCCATGGCCGGCTCTGCTGATGGTTTTGTTGTGTGGAAGGATTTCCCCAGGGGTCTCAAGATTCTCCTCCTCGACAAAGATGCGCCATCCGCTGTCGAAACGAAGTCGAAACTCGAAGAAATGGACTACGTTG TTTCTTTGTATCATAATGAGGAAGATGCACTGGAAACAATTTCAAAGGAGGCTGAGAGCTTTCATGTTGCTATCGTGGAG GTGACAACTAGTGATAACTGTGGGAGTTTCAGGTTTCTTGAGATGGCTAAAGACATTCCTACCATTG TTATTTCAGATGTACACTGCCTAAGCACCATGATGAAATGCATAGCG CTTGGTGCAGCAGAGTTTCTTCAGAAGCCAGTCTCTGAAGACAAGCTCAGGAACATATGGCAACATGTGGTTCAAAAG GCCTTCAATGCAGGGGGCAATGAATTATCCAAATCACTGAAGCCTATTAAGGACACCGTGGTTTCCATGCTCCAAAAACAGTCAGAAACAGATGAGCACAAAATTAAAGAAGAAGAATCAGAAAAGGATGACAAATATGGTTGTGCGAAAACAATGGCAAATGACAGGTTCTCAGCACCATCCACTCCACAACTGGAACAAGGAGGAAGGTTTCCGACAAATGGAGAGTTTCAGGAAATAACACACTGCTCAATTGCTAAAGAATTGCCACAACCAAGGAAGCACAGGAGCTGTGTGTCAAAATCTGTCGGGAATACATGTGATAATTTGGTTAGCTTTGCTAACAATAAGGATGTCTTGCCTTCTAAAGCTGAAGCCGAAGAAGAGGTGAATTCGGTAGATGGTTCTAAAACTGATGAGTGCAGTGCCGTGAAGGAAGGTCTTCTACCTTGTCATTTTCATAGCGTGGATGATCTACAGAAAAACAGATTGTCCTATTCAGATGGTGCCAGAAACAACAGAAAGAAAATGAAG GTAGACTGGACTCCGGAACTTCATAGGCAGTTTGTGCAGGTAGTAGAACAGCTGGGAATAGATCAGGCAATTCCCTCCAAGATTGTCGAACTGATGAAGGTGGAGGGTCTAACAAGACATAATGTTGCTAGCCACTTGCAG AAGTATCGGATGCATAGAAGACATGTTTTGCCAAAAGATGAAGATAGGAGATGGCAAGCAGATAAAGATCCTACTCAAAGGGGCTACATACCAAGGCCAATTTTGGCCTACCCTCCGTATCATACCGATTGTGGTGCTCCGACAAATCAGATTTATCCCTTTTGGGCTCATCCAAATTACCACACTCATGGTGTCGGTCAAGCTGGTTATACAAGATGGCATCCACCTCCTCAAAGTTGGCCCTGGAAGACCTATCCTGTG GTTCATGCTGATGCATGGGGCTGTCCTGTTCTTGTCACCCAATATGGCCAGTATCCGATGTCTTCACCA ATTGCACAGCCGCAGAGATCCCTGATGTATAGTGATTTTGATACGAGCGGAGACAGCAATGAGATGTTTCAAGAATCCTATGGTCTGCATCAG GTGGAAGAGGCGATCGATCGTGCCATAAAAGATGTGATGAGCAAGCCATGGCTCCCCCTTCCCCTCGGCCTCAAATCACCATCCGCCGAGGTGGTGCTCGCGGAGCTCCACCGGAAGGGCATCTGCACCATCCCTCCCTCTACTGATCCCCACTCCTGTGGCTGA
- the LOC135608650 gene encoding two-component response regulator-like APRR2 isoform X1 gives MVVLRASFSKIWGLRNDVKPAMAGSADGFVVWKDFPRGLKILLLDKDAPSAVETKSKLEEMDYFLCIIMRKMHWKQFQRRLRAFMLLSWSQLLQVTTSDNCGSFRFLEMAKDIPTIVISDVHCLSTMMKCIALGAAEFLQKPVSEDKLRNIWQHVVQKAFNAGGNELSKSLKPIKDTVVSMLQKQSETDEHKIKEEESEKDDKYGCAKTMANDRFSAPSTPQLEQGGRFPTNGEFQEITHCSIAKELPQPRKHRSCVSKSVGNTCDNLVSFANNKDVLPSKAEAEEEVNSVDGSKTDECSAVKEGLLPCHFHSVDDLQKNRLSYSDGARNNRKKMKVDWTPELHRQFVQVVEQLGIDQAIPSKIVELMKVEGLTRHNVASHLQKYRMHRRHVLPKDEDRRWQADKDPTQRGYIPRPILAYPPYHTDCGAPTNQIYPFWAHPNYHTHGVGQAGYTRWHPPPQSWPWKTYPVVHADAWGCPVLVTQYGQYPMSSPIAQPQRSLMYSDFDTSGDSNEMFQESYGLHQVEEAIDRAIKDVMSKPWLPLPLGLKSPSAEVVLAELHRKGICTIPPSTDPHSCG, from the exons ATGGTTGTGTTGCGTGCTAGCTTTTCGAAGATTTGGGGGTTGAGGAATGATGTGAAGCCAGCCATGGCCGGCTCTGCTGATGGTTTTGTTGTGTGGAAGGATTTCCCCAGGGGTCTCAAGATTCTCCTCCTCGACAAAGATGCGCCATCCGCTGTCGAAACGAAGTCGAAACTCGAAGAAATGGACTAC TTTCTTTGTATCATAATGAGGAAGATGCACTGGAAACAATTTCAAAGGAGGCTGAGAGCTTTCATGTTGCTATCGTGGAG CCAACTTTTGCAGGTGACAACTAGTGATAACTGTGGGAGTTTCAGGTTTCTTGAGATGGCTAAAGACATTCCTACCATTG TTATTTCAGATGTACACTGCCTAAGCACCATGATGAAATGCATAGCG CTTGGTGCAGCAGAGTTTCTTCAGAAGCCAGTCTCTGAAGACAAGCTCAGGAACATATGGCAACATGTGGTTCAAAAG GCCTTCAATGCAGGGGGCAATGAATTATCCAAATCACTGAAGCCTATTAAGGACACCGTGGTTTCCATGCTCCAAAAACAGTCAGAAACAGATGAGCACAAAATTAAAGAAGAAGAATCAGAAAAGGATGACAAATATGGTTGTGCGAAAACAATGGCAAATGACAGGTTCTCAGCACCATCCACTCCACAACTGGAACAAGGAGGAAGGTTTCCGACAAATGGAGAGTTTCAGGAAATAACACACTGCTCAATTGCTAAAGAATTGCCACAACCAAGGAAGCACAGGAGCTGTGTGTCAAAATCTGTCGGGAATACATGTGATAATTTGGTTAGCTTTGCTAACAATAAGGATGTCTTGCCTTCTAAAGCTGAAGCCGAAGAAGAGGTGAATTCGGTAGATGGTTCTAAAACTGATGAGTGCAGTGCCGTGAAGGAAGGTCTTCTACCTTGTCATTTTCATAGCGTGGATGATCTACAGAAAAACAGATTGTCCTATTCAGATGGTGCCAGAAACAACAGAAAGAAAATGAAG GTAGACTGGACTCCGGAACTTCATAGGCAGTTTGTGCAGGTAGTAGAACAGCTGGGAATAGATCAGGCAATTCCCTCCAAGATTGTCGAACTGATGAAGGTGGAGGGTCTAACAAGACATAATGTTGCTAGCCACTTGCAG AAGTATCGGATGCATAGAAGACATGTTTTGCCAAAAGATGAAGATAGGAGATGGCAAGCAGATAAAGATCCTACTCAAAGGGGCTACATACCAAGGCCAATTTTGGCCTACCCTCCGTATCATACCGATTGTGGTGCTCCGACAAATCAGATTTATCCCTTTTGGGCTCATCCAAATTACCACACTCATGGTGTCGGTCAAGCTGGTTATACAAGATGGCATCCACCTCCTCAAAGTTGGCCCTGGAAGACCTATCCTGTG GTTCATGCTGATGCATGGGGCTGTCCTGTTCTTGTCACCCAATATGGCCAGTATCCGATGTCTTCACCA ATTGCACAGCCGCAGAGATCCCTGATGTATAGTGATTTTGATACGAGCGGAGACAGCAATGAGATGTTTCAAGAATCCTATGGTCTGCATCAG GTGGAAGAGGCGATCGATCGTGCCATAAAAGATGTGATGAGCAAGCCATGGCTCCCCCTTCCCCTCGGCCTCAAATCACCATCCGCCGAGGTGGTGCTCGCGGAGCTCCACCGGAAGGGCATCTGCACCATCCCTCCCTCTACTGATCCCCACTCCTGTGGCTGA